A part of Pseudoliparis swirei isolate HS2019 ecotype Mariana Trench chromosome 8, NWPU_hadal_v1, whole genome shotgun sequence genomic DNA contains:
- the cop1 gene encoding E3 ubiquitin-protein ligase COP1 isoform X1 has protein sequence MSGNRPQPSAGGASSVPSTSNVSGGAGGTGNTNGGGGGVSSNGNNSSNVVPSRSLAGAGEGTMSVPSLAAVQSSRGGFASLSRPTASSGSRKKSLHQAPLYNGLLNSYEDKSNDFVCPICFEMIEEAHMTKCGHSFCFKCIRQSLEDSNRCPKCNYIVDNVDQLYPNFLVNELILKQKQRSEEKRLKLDHPNGSRWQVFQDVLSPDQENLDLANVNLMLELLVQKKKQLEAESQAAQRQILMEFLKEARRNKREQLEQLQKELSFLEEDIKRVEEMSELSCPMMEAECTVPNVEAPSPAPSCSSIMEPADYSQPPGFGGTTQGKRQTWYNSTLASRRKRLTAHFEDLEQCYFSNKMSRITDEGRNLNQLDDFMECLSKFTRYNSVRPLATLSYASDLYNGSSIVSSIEFDRDCDYFAIAGVTKKIKVFEYGTVIQDAVDIHYPVNEMTCNSKISCISWSSYHKNLLASSDYEGTVILWDGFTGQRSKVYQEHEKRCWSVDFNLMDPKLLASGSDDAKVKLWSTNLDNSVASIEAKANVCCVKFSPTSRYHLAFGCADHCVHYYDLRNTKQPIMVFKGHRKAVSYAKFVNGEEIVSASTDSQLKLWNVNKPHCLRSFKGHINEKNFVGLASNGDYVACGSENNSLYLYYKGLSKTLLTFKFDTVKSVLDKDKKEDDTNEFVSAVCWRAMPDGESNVLIAANSQGTIKVLELV, from the exons ATGTCAGGCAACCGGCCACAGCCAAGCGCTGGGGGGGCGAGTTCAGTGCCCAGCACGAGTAACGTTAGCGGTGGCGCGGGAGGCACCGGGAACACAaacggtggcggcggcggcgtcagcAGTAACGGCAACAACTCTTCAAACGTCGTGCCCTCCCGGAGCCTCGCGGGTGCCGGCGAGGGGACGATGTCGGTGCCGTCGTTGGCCGCCGTGCAGTCGTCCCGGGGCGGCTTCGCGTCCCTGAGCAGACCCACCGCGTCCTCGGGCAGCAGGAAGAAGTCCCTCCACCAAGCACCCCTCTACAACGGCCTCCTGAATTCCTACGAGGATAAAAGCAACGATTTCGTTTG TCCCATTTGCTTCGAAATGATAGAAGAGGCACACATGACTAAGTGCGGCCACAGTTTTTG tttcAAGTGCATCCGCCAGAGTCTGGAGGACAGCAACAGATGTCCCAAGTGCAACTACATCGTTGATAACGTGGACCAGCTCTACCCAAACTTCCTCG tAAATGAATTGATCCTTAAACAGAAGCAACGGTCGGAGGAGAAGAGGCTGAAATTGGATCATCCC AATGGGTCGAGATGGCAGGTGTTCCAGGACGTGTTGAGTCCCGACCAAGAGAACCTGGACCTGGCTAATGTCAATCTGATGCTGGAACTCCTGgtccagaagaagaagcagctggAGGCG GAATCCCAAGCAGCTCAGAGACAGATCCTCATGGAATTCCTGAAAGAAGCCCGGAGAAACAAAAGAGAG CAACTGGAGCAACTGCAGAAAGAGCTCAGCTTCCTTGAAGAGGACATCAAGCGTGTTGAG GAGATGAGCGAGCTGTCCTGTCCGATGATGGAGGCCGAGTGTACGGTGCCTAATGTCGAGGCCCCCTCACCAGCACCCAG CTGTAGCAGTATTATGGAGCCAGCAGACTACAGCCAGCCTCCAGGATTTGGTGGAACAACCCAG GGCAAGAGACAAACCTGGTACAACAGCACGCTGGCGTCGAGGAGGAAGCGGCTGACGGCTCACTTTGAGGATCTGGAGCAGTGCTACTTCTCCAACAAGATGTCGCGCATCACAG ATGAAGGCAGAAACTTGAACCAGTTGGATGACTTCATGGAGTGCCTGTCTAAGTTCACCCGCTACAACTCTGTGCGGCCGCTCGCCACCCTGTCGTACGCCAGCGACCTCTACAACGGCTCCAGCATCGTCTCCAG TATCGAGTTTGACCGCGACTGTGACTACTTCGCCATCGCCGGCGTGACCAAGAAGATCAAGGTGTTTGAGTACGGCACGGTGATCCAGGACGCGGTGGACATCCACTACCCCGTCAATGAAATGACCTGCAATTCCAAAATCAG CTGTATCAGCTGGAGCAGCTACCACAAGAACCTTCTGGCCAGCAGCGACTACGAGGGTACTGTCATCCTGTGGGATGGGTTCACCGGCCAGAGGTCCAAAGTCTACCAG GAACATGAAAAACGGTGTTGGAGTGTCGACTTCAACCTCATGGACCCCAAGCTGTTAGCCTCCGGTTCTGATGATGCGAAAG TGAAACTGTGGTCAACCAATCTGGATAACTCTGTGGCCAGCATCGAGGCCAAGGCCAACGTCTGCTGTGTGAAGTTCAGCCCGACCTCCAGGTATCATCTAGCCTTCGGCTGTGCAG ACCACTGTGTCCACTACTATGATCTACGCAACACCAAGCAGCCCATCATGGTGTTCAAAGGCCACCGAAAGGCCGTGTCCTACGCCAAGTTCGTCAATGGAGAGGAAATAGTTTCTGC CTCCACAGACAGCCAGCTGAAGCTGTGGAACGTCAACAAACCTCACTGCCTGCGCTCTTTCAAGGGTCACATCAACGAGAAGAACTTTGTGGGCCTGGCATCCAACGGAGACTATGTTGCCTGTG GCAGTGAAAACAACTCCCTGTACCTGTACTACAAAGGCCTGTCAAAGACACTGTTGACATTCAAGTTTGACACGGTGAAGAGCGTCCTGGACAAAGACAAGAAGGAAGACGACACCAACGAGTTTGTGAGCGCTGTCTGCTGGAGAGCCATGCCCGACGGG gaGTCAAATGTCCTGATTGCTGCAAACAGTCAGGGAACGATTAag GTTCTTGAGCTTgtctga
- the cop1 gene encoding E3 ubiquitin-protein ligase COP1 isoform X2, giving the protein MSGNRPQPSAGGASSVPSTSNVSGGAGGTGNTNGGGGGVSSNGNNSSNVVPSRSLAGAGEGTMSVPSLAAVQSSRGGFASLSRPTASSGSRKKSLHQAPLYNGLLNSYEDKSNDFVCPICFEMIEEAHMTKCGHSFCFKCIRQSLEDSNRCPKCNYIVDNVDQLYPNFLVNELILKQKQRSEEKRLKLDHPVFQDVLSPDQENLDLANVNLMLELLVQKKKQLEAESQAAQRQILMEFLKEARRNKREQLEQLQKELSFLEEDIKRVEEMSELSCPMMEAECTVPNVEAPSPAPSCSSIMEPADYSQPPGFGGTTQGKRQTWYNSTLASRRKRLTAHFEDLEQCYFSNKMSRITDEGRNLNQLDDFMECLSKFTRYNSVRPLATLSYASDLYNGSSIVSSIEFDRDCDYFAIAGVTKKIKVFEYGTVIQDAVDIHYPVNEMTCNSKISCISWSSYHKNLLASSDYEGTVILWDGFTGQRSKVYQEHEKRCWSVDFNLMDPKLLASGSDDAKVKLWSTNLDNSVASIEAKANVCCVKFSPTSRYHLAFGCADHCVHYYDLRNTKQPIMVFKGHRKAVSYAKFVNGEEIVSASTDSQLKLWNVNKPHCLRSFKGHINEKNFVGLASNGDYVACGSENNSLYLYYKGLSKTLLTFKFDTVKSVLDKDKKEDDTNEFVSAVCWRAMPDGESNVLIAANSQGTIKVLELV; this is encoded by the exons ATGTCAGGCAACCGGCCACAGCCAAGCGCTGGGGGGGCGAGTTCAGTGCCCAGCACGAGTAACGTTAGCGGTGGCGCGGGAGGCACCGGGAACACAaacggtggcggcggcggcgtcagcAGTAACGGCAACAACTCTTCAAACGTCGTGCCCTCCCGGAGCCTCGCGGGTGCCGGCGAGGGGACGATGTCGGTGCCGTCGTTGGCCGCCGTGCAGTCGTCCCGGGGCGGCTTCGCGTCCCTGAGCAGACCCACCGCGTCCTCGGGCAGCAGGAAGAAGTCCCTCCACCAAGCACCCCTCTACAACGGCCTCCTGAATTCCTACGAGGATAAAAGCAACGATTTCGTTTG TCCCATTTGCTTCGAAATGATAGAAGAGGCACACATGACTAAGTGCGGCCACAGTTTTTG tttcAAGTGCATCCGCCAGAGTCTGGAGGACAGCAACAGATGTCCCAAGTGCAACTACATCGTTGATAACGTGGACCAGCTCTACCCAAACTTCCTCG tAAATGAATTGATCCTTAAACAGAAGCAACGGTCGGAGGAGAAGAGGCTGAAATTGGATCATCCC GTGTTCCAGGACGTGTTGAGTCCCGACCAAGAGAACCTGGACCTGGCTAATGTCAATCTGATGCTGGAACTCCTGgtccagaagaagaagcagctggAGGCG GAATCCCAAGCAGCTCAGAGACAGATCCTCATGGAATTCCTGAAAGAAGCCCGGAGAAACAAAAGAGAG CAACTGGAGCAACTGCAGAAAGAGCTCAGCTTCCTTGAAGAGGACATCAAGCGTGTTGAG GAGATGAGCGAGCTGTCCTGTCCGATGATGGAGGCCGAGTGTACGGTGCCTAATGTCGAGGCCCCCTCACCAGCACCCAG CTGTAGCAGTATTATGGAGCCAGCAGACTACAGCCAGCCTCCAGGATTTGGTGGAACAACCCAG GGCAAGAGACAAACCTGGTACAACAGCACGCTGGCGTCGAGGAGGAAGCGGCTGACGGCTCACTTTGAGGATCTGGAGCAGTGCTACTTCTCCAACAAGATGTCGCGCATCACAG ATGAAGGCAGAAACTTGAACCAGTTGGATGACTTCATGGAGTGCCTGTCTAAGTTCACCCGCTACAACTCTGTGCGGCCGCTCGCCACCCTGTCGTACGCCAGCGACCTCTACAACGGCTCCAGCATCGTCTCCAG TATCGAGTTTGACCGCGACTGTGACTACTTCGCCATCGCCGGCGTGACCAAGAAGATCAAGGTGTTTGAGTACGGCACGGTGATCCAGGACGCGGTGGACATCCACTACCCCGTCAATGAAATGACCTGCAATTCCAAAATCAG CTGTATCAGCTGGAGCAGCTACCACAAGAACCTTCTGGCCAGCAGCGACTACGAGGGTACTGTCATCCTGTGGGATGGGTTCACCGGCCAGAGGTCCAAAGTCTACCAG GAACATGAAAAACGGTGTTGGAGTGTCGACTTCAACCTCATGGACCCCAAGCTGTTAGCCTCCGGTTCTGATGATGCGAAAG TGAAACTGTGGTCAACCAATCTGGATAACTCTGTGGCCAGCATCGAGGCCAAGGCCAACGTCTGCTGTGTGAAGTTCAGCCCGACCTCCAGGTATCATCTAGCCTTCGGCTGTGCAG ACCACTGTGTCCACTACTATGATCTACGCAACACCAAGCAGCCCATCATGGTGTTCAAAGGCCACCGAAAGGCCGTGTCCTACGCCAAGTTCGTCAATGGAGAGGAAATAGTTTCTGC CTCCACAGACAGCCAGCTGAAGCTGTGGAACGTCAACAAACCTCACTGCCTGCGCTCTTTCAAGGGTCACATCAACGAGAAGAACTTTGTGGGCCTGGCATCCAACGGAGACTATGTTGCCTGTG GCAGTGAAAACAACTCCCTGTACCTGTACTACAAAGGCCTGTCAAAGACACTGTTGACATTCAAGTTTGACACGGTGAAGAGCGTCCTGGACAAAGACAAGAAGGAAGACGACACCAACGAGTTTGTGAGCGCTGTCTGCTGGAGAGCCATGCCCGACGGG gaGTCAAATGTCCTGATTGCTGCAAACAGTCAGGGAACGATTAag GTTCTTGAGCTTgtctga